The genomic region CTCCACCACAAAGTCCTCACTCACTGAAAACAAACACAAAGTCATTAGCAAACTGAACGTGATACAAGTGAACACTAAAACACACTCCTGTCGTGGAGCAGCAACATTTCAATCGACTTACTGCTTCTTTTGTCCCATATCACTCAGCAGAGCTAGGTTAGGGTTGAGGCATGAATTCCACCAGCATAACTTTTACCATGTCCTTCTGCTGTTAAGGGCCTCACATTGCTGTTCAGACTTGGGAAATAATTTACACTTTTGGGAAATGTTTGATCATCTACTGTATAGTCCTGATCTTGATTACCACCTTTTTCATCCATCCATCCTTTTGAACCATCGTCTTGGGAAGCAATTCAATGACGATGAAAAAGTGAGAATGGCCGTAAATTCTTAGCTGTCAGAGCATGTGGTAAATTTCTTtgaattcaattagttttaagattttacaaattcttaaataaaaagtcAACGATGTAGAAAAAATGAAGAAAGAAACCAATGTAAAACCTGAAAATAATtggtattttgaataattttttgggtttttatatatgaaaagaggctcttactttaaaaatgtccCTCATAGACAATTgtgtaaaacaaaactgaactaatACTAtaattaaccctttcagtgccaaagTCTGGTTTTACCAAATGTTTGGAAATGTGCAAAAATGCCACTTCCTGATTGCACTAGACGTTTGATAATAAGATATAAagtcttaaaatgtaaattttggctttgtttttatacaaattttactagcagttactagcaacttcatttgaaattCTCTGCTGAACAACTAAGAAATCATAAGCATCCTCAATTtctgttccttcagctactgtaaatatgccgtctcTTAATgtcaaacaaaactaattttgaacATCCAGAATATAATAAATGGATTGAAATTTACAAGCACTGCCATCTATAGTACAAGTCGGATAATACATCTGTCACAACTATTTGCAGCAAGATATGTAGTGCTTTGAACATTCACATACAATATTCTAGACCGAGTATTTCATATTGAATAGAATTTTGggatgaaaatatgtttatgtacgAGGGGGGTACCCAAAGAAACcggaattttgttttaaatatacatatattttttttttacaaaatcattatcACCTTCAAAGTATTCTCCATTGCACTTTAAAACAGTTATCCCATCATTGTTGATGCAGACAATGACTTTTATTTGAGAATAATAAAGTCATTGATTTTATACCATTATTGGTGCCATGTTTTTTAGTTCATAAATCATACTAAAgagttaatgaatttattttagtatataaacattaagtttattaaaatctcACTGataaatgattattgttatttccCAATCTGCTGTTCAACTTTTCAGTTGtcgaaatgttttaaatacttttgatatAATTACGGCTTATCTTGTCTAAATTCCTGTTACCAAAACtactaaataaagtttattttctcaaaattattacatattcccttaacattttatacagtttttaacatgACCAATCAACTCAGacacataaaatgaaaaatacttatttaatttataattttttatatttttaaatatagaatattttaaaatacacatagcGAAGCTCTAGAAACAGTCTGTCACTAAAAAAACGTAGAACAGTTAAGAAAGACTTACCGGGACTACTACGTGAACTGCGATTGCTTGTCTTCAGCTTGATGACTCTGGGAGTGTCGGGTGAGTGAGGCGGTGTGAACGACTCTGTGTCGGGGTGTTGATGTTGTTGGGTGGGCGTGTGGCTATCCTCGTCAGGAAGTGGGGGGGTGTGTAGCTTCTCTCGGACTTCTTGGCGACCTTCGGTACAAATGGCAGCTCGTTGTCTGTCAACAACCGCTTTCTCCTTGTCCTCACAATAATCCCCAGCAACAGGTGAGGTCTGTAATCCTCGAATCCCGGACCGTCCAGAGGCAGAAGTACCTGAGGGACAGGACTATGACTGGGCAAAGGCAAGATGTAGAAATCCTTTATCATTTTGGAATTGTTGCCGACTACTCCTAAACGGTTTCTGCTGCTCAGATACGAGTAGAAGCTCAAGTAAGACATTTTGTCTTCTTCGTTATCTGCAGAAAATCGAATGACTAGAATTTGCTTTGTGCCcgattttttcatttttgaaatgtaatcCCAGGCAGTCTCAGGGCTGATTCTGCCAACACAGTCGATAGTGTCTGGCAGATCAAACTCAAGGTCACTGCAAACCCCTGAAACTTCTAGTATTGATGTAGAAAACTTGGCAACATCTGGCATCAGAAGTGTTCCCCTCCATATAGGAGGTTTTGTAGATTCGTCGTCCTCGAAAGCATTGAAAGGTGGAGTCGTGATATTTACTGTTGAACTTGGTTCTCTATCAGAAAGATCTTCTTCAGCCGCAGCACCTATTTCTTCCTCGACAACCACATCATTGATGATTTCTTTAATTTCAGCATCAAAGATTGCTGGTTGGATCGCAGGTATGTCTATACCTTCATGGACTTTTTCCAACGTGAGCTTTTCATCTCCAGAAGTAACTTGACTAGCTTCAGAATCTTGACTTGTTTTTCTTGACTGGCTTTTACTTCTTTCTCTTGGTTTACTTTTGCTTCTACTTCTTGTATAACTCTTACTAGTATTCTCATCAGAACGATTTTTACTTCTGCTCCTGTCTTGTTCTCTTGTTCGACTCTTGCTCCTGTCTCTTGCACTACTTTTGCTTCTTTCCCTCGGTCTACTCTTGCTCCTTTCTCTTGGTCTGCTTTTGCTTCTCTCTCTTGGTTTGCTTTTGCTTCTCTCTCTTGGTCTACTTTTACTTCTTTCTCTATCCCGAAGCCTACTCCTACTTCTGTCCGGAGGTCGGCTCTTACTGCGTCCTCTTtcttctgttttattttctttactttttacagtCTCTTCAGCACTCCCACTTCTACTTCTTAGCCTGTTCTCAGTACGCGATCTGCTCTTACTCCTACTTCTTCGGTCACTCTCACTTTTATGCCTGCTTCTGTGCCTACTTCGGCTTCTCTGATGATCTTTATGGCTACTTTTATGACTGTGTCTACGTTCCTTGTGCTTTTCTtcctttttatcttttttactcTGTTTGTCGTCTTTTGACTTCAATGAATCTTCTTTCTGTTTGACTGATGAGACTTCAGCAGAAGGTGTCACTGGAGCAGACACATTTATCACAGGTTCAATTTCAACAGAGGTTTCTAGGACCTTGGCTCCAAGACCGTCTTCGTTTTTCAACCACTTGCTCTCCCTTATGTGTTTTCATCACGACTGTTTTCGCTTGTTGCATCAGATCCAGTTCGGTCTTCTTGATCATTTCTAACTGATGTCTGGCCCTCCCTCTCCCTCCACTGAGCTAGTTCTTGTGATGCAAGCTCTTCTGGTGATAATCGGACTAATTGAACTGGACTTAAAGATTTGTCGGCTATCTTCCTGAATAGAGTCaggttatttttatctttaatgttgAACATCAGGCTGCGGTACTTGGCTTTGTATTTGACACTGGTCTCCTTAAATAAGGCAAAAAGTTCTTCTTCTATTTGTGTCGCCAGCTTCTTTACctgaaaaaataaaccaaaatattagagattaaaatactaaatttcatTGCACGATTGCTAACATTGCATAGGATTCAATATATAGgtctaaattattgaaataactttATAACTCAACTAAAATAGTGACCAATATTGTACAGGCTTCCATCCATTAAATACTAGATGTTGTATTTCTCTATGCATACACTGTGTAATTGTTTAGGAAgatataaattgaaaacattttttggatTACTCTCattttgattgtattttttaacGGAAAAACCCAGTTTTAAATACATGGTTAACCCATCCGACGCCATAGACGGATACATAAGAATGGTAGGCTTTGACCATAACGCCAAATACACTCATAtccaatattacaaattatattttctggagTTTTTAGTTCACAGAAGGCCTTTGAAATGTCTGGTGCACGCTCCGTGCTTATTgtggttgccaaggaagtatttataaacgaccttcactcagTGGCAGGGGGACGGGAAcaccctttgtctaactccgaccatCTGCTCATCAGTCCTGcatctcctacagagccataaccaaacatatccgtgccGTGTATTATTGCTTTCTTGGTTGTCACGAGAGCGCGTCTGTTACATATctcattattattcttcattgtatggtagtgttgtgattggTTTGAAATatgtatcttgttttatagtgcGATGAggtctatttaatttaatttaaatttatttgaaataaacagttttgtaaatagttcttttttatttatattatcaataaatactctaatttgaagtaaaatgccctgttttataattttttttgcttttaccttatataatttagctataataaaaattaacttaaagaaaaaaaatctttttactttgttatagaaaagttaatagatttattagtAGCGTGCGAAGGGTTAAACAAtagtttcaatacaaaatatattatgtat from Homalodisca vitripennis isolate AUS2020 unplaced genomic scaffold, UT_GWSS_2.1 ScUCBcl_7943;HRSCAF=15837, whole genome shotgun sequence harbors:
- the LOC124374331 gene encoding LOW QUALITY PROTEIN: death-inducer obliterator 1-like (The sequence of the model RefSeq protein was modified relative to this genomic sequence to represent the inferred CDS: deleted 3 bases in 2 codons) — translated: FMICCDFCEDWFHGKCVGITKAMGEQMEEQEIEWMCPNCKKKKKQEEVAKKQAEVKVMSPKKVSGPPQPEVVDTPAPVVETPPTKKPEASKVIIQHQKLVVLSQDTPKSSKGPEIRITKVSTRKSVDTRKSTEGSRDPEGSKTGAYNPNPCQDVGGDQPLSSSSLLQCRVNPSVECIVCKKEAMDSAVYCSDECIAKHSADSLTTLDKSSIIVYEKKTGRMYGGPNPPTPSTLTSWLMAHPSYEVMQGGVLPSAKFYNQHRTNNKPMVRTPQPLLKQTVLQTRPQGIQLIAALPQPPPIEGPLKKNVPKAEPPSTTPKTKAQTVAKGQQQITTLLKIQPPKQEVAEVKPAPTKISATPSVTPPPKKQVKETKKTPQQPPPKKVTPTVAKKVVKEEAKPEQKKEEGRGKDFEEQTVRTSVKKMLQEVLTTRLQETTDLKLSEEQVKKLATQIEEELFALFKETSVKYKAKYRSLMFNIKDKNNLTLFRKIADKSLSPVQLVRLSPEELASQELAQWREREARHQLEMIKKTELDLMQQAKTVVMKTHKGEQVLETSVEIEPVINVSAPVTPSAEVSSVKQKEDSLKSKDDKQSKKDKKEEKHKERRHSHKSSHKDHQRSRSRHRSRHKSESDRRSRSKSRSRTENRLRSRSGSAEETVKSKENKTEERGRSKSRPPDRSRSRLRDRERSKSRPRERSKSKPRERSKSRPRERSKSRPRERSKSSARDRSKSRTREQDRSRSKNRSDENTSKSYTRSRSKSKPRERSKSQSRKTSQDSEASQVTSGDEKLTLEKVHEGIDIPAIQPAIFDAEIKEIINDVVVEEEIGAAAEEDLSDREPSSTVNITTPPFNAFEDDESTKPPIWRGTLLMPDVAKFSTSILEVSGVCSDLEFDLPDTIDCVGRISPETAWDYISKMKKSGTKQILVIRFSADNEEDKMSYLSFYSYLSSRNRLGVVGNNSKMIKDFYILPLPSHSPVPQVLLPLDGPGFEDYRPHLLLGIIVRTRRKRLLTDNELPFVPKVAKKSERSYTPPLPDEDSHTPTQQHQHPDTESFTPPHSPDTPRVIKLKTSNRSSRSSPVSEDFVVEDGDTPYTPEDEDPDAPYSPGGEASNSDPRASSPGCSAELQRKVDKLNQMINDIEERKQKIESLSTIVGMSPPQEIMIGTQEDEEEIEEAYSPSGSITPPPMDSSYLDRGKGSKISLPSDLQDIISSIKKKPDEPKSMDLKSDPIVQAYRSTDEPYSPEEDSTSASVKVNRDPRQRPVQLSLTQLSDEEIMKKASEM